Proteins encoded together in one Mus caroli chromosome 4, CAROLI_EIJ_v1.1, whole genome shotgun sequence window:
- the Col9a2 gene encoding collagen alpha-2(IX) chain isoform X1, with amino-acid sequence MGAKGEPGPMGTPGVKGQPGLPGPPGLPGPGFAGPPGPPGPVGLPGEIGTPGPKGDPGPEGPSGPPGPPGKPGRPGTIQGLEGSADFLCPTNCPAGVKGPQGLQGVKGHPGKRGILGDPGRQGKPGPKGDVGASGEQGIPGPPGPQGIRGYPGMAGPKGEMGPRGYKGMVGSIGAAGPRGEEGPRGPPGRTGEKGDVGSQGARGPQGITGPKGITGPPGIDGKDGTPGIPGMKGSAGQVGRPGSPGHQGLAGVPGQPGTKGGPGDKGEPGQQGLPGVSGPPGKEGEPGPRGEIGPQGIMGQKGDQGERGPVGQPGPQGRQGPKGEQGPPGIPGPQGLPGIKGDKGSPGKTGPRGGVGDPGVAGLPGEKGEKGQSGEPGLKGQQGVRGETGYPGPSGDAGAPGVQGYPGLPGPRGLVGDRGVPGQPGRQGVVGRAASDQHIVDVVLKMIQEQLAEVAVSAKREALGAAGMVGLPGPPGPPGYPGKQGPNGHPGPRGIPGIVGAVGQIGNTGPKGKRGEKGDRGEMGRGHPGMPGPPGIPGLPGRPGQAINGKDGDRGSPGAPGEAGRPGRPGPVGLPGFCEPAACLGASAYTSARLTEPGSIKGP; translated from the exons ATGGGAGCCAAGGGAGAGCCTGGTCCCATGGGGACCCCTGGAGTCAAG ggccagccagggctcccaGGGCCCCCTGGCCTGCCG GGCCCTGGTTTTGCTGGACCTCCC GGACCACCTGGACCTGTTGGCCTCCCTGGTGAGATTGGAACCCCAGGCCCCAAG GGGGATCCAGGACCAGAGGGACCATCAGGGCCCCCAGGGCCCCCTGGGAAACCA GGCCGACCAGGAACCATCCAGGGCTTGGAAGGGAGTGCGGATTTCTTG TGTCCAACCAACTGTCCAGCTGGTGTGAAGGGTCCTCAGGGTTTGCAAGGAGTGAAG GGTCATCCAGGCAAACGGGGGATTCTGGGTGATCCTGGTCGCCAGGGGAAGCCA GGTCCCAAGGGAGATGTGGGTGCCTCTGGAGAGCAAGGCATCCCTGGACCACCG ggCCCCCAAGGCATCAGGGGCTACCCAGGCATGGCAGGACCCAAGGGAGAGATG ggTCCTCGTGGCTATAAAGGCATGGTGGGCTCCATTGGGGCTGCAGGGCCACGG GGTGAAGAAGGCCCAAGAGGGCCACCAGGCCGAACCGGTGAGAAGGGGGATGTG GGGAGCCAAGGTGCCCGAGGACCCCAGGGGATAACAGGCCCAAAGGGAATAACC GGTCCACCAGGCATTGATGGCAAGGATGGGACCCCAGGCATTCCTGGCATGAAG GGCAGTGCAGGACAAGTGGGACGGCCAGGAAGCCCAGGCCACCAGGGCTTAGCG GGTGTGCCGGGTCAGCCTGGAACAAAAGGAGGTCCTGGAGACAAG GGTGAACCAGGCCAGCAGGGCTTGCCGGGAGTCTCTGGTCCCCCTGGGAAAGAA ggGGAGCCAGGGCCTCGAGGAGAAATTGGTCCACAGGGCATCATGGGACAGAAG GGCGACCAGGGTGAGAGGGGGCCAGTGGGACAGCCAGGCCCTCAAGGACGACAG GGCCCCAAAGGAGAGCAGGGCCCTCCAGGAATTCCAGGACCCCAAGGCTTGCCAGGCATCAAAGGAGATAAG GGTTCCCCAGGGAAGACCGGGCCCCGAGGCGGAGTG GGTGACCCGGGGGTGGCCGGCCTCccgggagagaaaggagagaag GGCCAGTCAGGCGAGCCAGGGCTTAAGGGACAG CAAGGAGTCCGTGGAGAGACCGGCTACCCCGGCCCCAGCGGAGATGCCGGTGCCCCAGGAGTGCAGGGCTATCCCGGGCTCCCGGGGCCCCGAGGACTGGTGGGAGATCGAGGCGTGCCAGGACAACCCgggagacagggtgtggtg GGCCGAGCTGCCAGTGACCAGCACATCGTGGATGTGGTGCTGAAGATGATTCAAG AGCAACTTGCCGAGGTAGCTGTGAGTGCCAAGCGAGAAGCCCTGGGTGCAGCAGGGATGGTGGGCCTTCCAGGACCTCCTGGGCCCCCTGGATATCCAGGCAAACAGGGACCCAATGGGCATCCCGGCCCCCGAGGCATTCCTGGCATCGTGGGAGCAGTGGGTCAGATTGGCAACACTGGACCCAAGG GAAAgcgtggagagaagggggatcGAGGAGAAATGGGTCGTGGCCATCCAGGGATGCCTGGGCCCCCAGGGATCCCAG GTCTTCCTGGCCGGCCTGGCCAGGCAATCAATGGCAAGGATGGGGACCGAGGATCTCCAGGGGCTCCAGGAGAGGCTGGGAGACCTGGCCGGCCAGGCCCAGTGGGGCTACCAGGTTTCTGTGAGCCTGCCGCATGCCTGGGAGCTTCAGCCTATACCTCTGCTCGCCTCACAGAGCCTGGGTCCATCAAGGGGCCATGA
- the Col9a2 gene encoding collagen alpha-2(IX) chain isoform X2, translating to MGAKGEPGPMGTPGVKGQPGLPGPPGLPGPGFAGPPGPPGPVGLPGEIGTPGPKGDPGPEGPSGPPGPPGKPGRPGTIQGLEGSADFLCPTNCPAGVKGPQGLQGVKGHPGKRGILGDPGRQGKPGPKGDVGASGEQGIPGPPGPQGIRGYPGMAGPKGEMGPRGYKGMVGSIGAAGPRGEEGPRGPPGRTGEKGDVGSQGARGPQGITGPKGITGPPGIDGKDGTPGIPGMKGSAGQVGRPGSPGHQGLAGVPGQPGTKGGPGDKGEPGQQGLPGVSGPPGKEGEPGPRGEIGPQGIMGQKGDQGERGPVGQPGPQGRQGPKGEQGPPGIPGPQGLPGIKGDKGSPGKTGPRGGVGDPGVAGLPGEKGEKGQSGEPGLKGQQGVRGETGYPGPSGDAGAPGVQGYPGLPGPRGLVGDRGVPGQPGRQGVVSNLPR from the exons ATGGGAGCCAAGGGAGAGCCTGGTCCCATGGGGACCCCTGGAGTCAAG ggccagccagggctcccaGGGCCCCCTGGCCTGCCG GGCCCTGGTTTTGCTGGACCTCCC GGACCACCTGGACCTGTTGGCCTCCCTGGTGAGATTGGAACCCCAGGCCCCAAG GGGGATCCAGGACCAGAGGGACCATCAGGGCCCCCAGGGCCCCCTGGGAAACCA GGCCGACCAGGAACCATCCAGGGCTTGGAAGGGAGTGCGGATTTCTTG TGTCCAACCAACTGTCCAGCTGGTGTGAAGGGTCCTCAGGGTTTGCAAGGAGTGAAG GGTCATCCAGGCAAACGGGGGATTCTGGGTGATCCTGGTCGCCAGGGGAAGCCA GGTCCCAAGGGAGATGTGGGTGCCTCTGGAGAGCAAGGCATCCCTGGACCACCG ggCCCCCAAGGCATCAGGGGCTACCCAGGCATGGCAGGACCCAAGGGAGAGATG ggTCCTCGTGGCTATAAAGGCATGGTGGGCTCCATTGGGGCTGCAGGGCCACGG GGTGAAGAAGGCCCAAGAGGGCCACCAGGCCGAACCGGTGAGAAGGGGGATGTG GGGAGCCAAGGTGCCCGAGGACCCCAGGGGATAACAGGCCCAAAGGGAATAACC GGTCCACCAGGCATTGATGGCAAGGATGGGACCCCAGGCATTCCTGGCATGAAG GGCAGTGCAGGACAAGTGGGACGGCCAGGAAGCCCAGGCCACCAGGGCTTAGCG GGTGTGCCGGGTCAGCCTGGAACAAAAGGAGGTCCTGGAGACAAG GGTGAACCAGGCCAGCAGGGCTTGCCGGGAGTCTCTGGTCCCCCTGGGAAAGAA ggGGAGCCAGGGCCTCGAGGAGAAATTGGTCCACAGGGCATCATGGGACAGAAG GGCGACCAGGGTGAGAGGGGGCCAGTGGGACAGCCAGGCCCTCAAGGACGACAG GGCCCCAAAGGAGAGCAGGGCCCTCCAGGAATTCCAGGACCCCAAGGCTTGCCAGGCATCAAAGGAGATAAG GGTTCCCCAGGGAAGACCGGGCCCCGAGGCGGAGTG GGTGACCCGGGGGTGGCCGGCCTCccgggagagaaaggagagaag GGCCAGTCAGGCGAGCCAGGGCTTAAGGGACAG CAAGGAGTCCGTGGAGAGACCGGCTACCCCGGCCCCAGCGGAGATGCCGGTGCCCCAGGAGTGCAGGGCTATCCCGGGCTCCCGGGGCCCCGAGGACTGGTGGGAGATCGAGGCGTGCCAGGACAACCCgggagacagggtgtggtg AGCAACTTGCCGAGGTAG